GCGACACCGAGACAGAAATGGGTGAAATCTTCGGCCGTTATTTTGATGGCATTGCCATTCGCCACGTAGACTTCGGAATTGGTAACCGTTATCTCAATCTGGTTGCCAGCGCCTCCCGCGTGCCGATTCTCAACATGCAGTGCGAAATTTACCATCCGCACCAGTGTCTGGCCGACCTGATGACCATCATGGAAAAGAAAGGTCGTAACCTGAAACGCAAGAAAATGGTGGTTTCCTGGGCTTATGCTTCATCTTACCTGAAACCGATGTCGGTGCCGCAATCGCTAATTCTGCAAATGCCGCGCTTCGGTCTGGATGTCGTTTTGGCGCACCCGCCCGAATTCAAGTTGATGCCTGAGATCATGGAGAAAGCTGAAGAAGAAGCGCGCAAAGCAGGCGCTGGCTTTGAAGTCACCGATGATATGGAAGCAGCTTTCAAAGATGCCGACATCGTTTACGCTAAATCATGGGGGCCTTTAATGACCACTCAGGATGCAGCCGAAGGCAAAGTGCTTCAGGATAAATACAAGAGCTGGATCACTGATCAGCGCAAGATGTCTCTGGCGAAAGATGATGCTATCTACATGCATCCGTTGCCTGCTGACCGTGATGTTGAAGTTACCAGCGAAGTTATGGATGGCCCCAATTCGGTTGTCTTTGACGAAGCTGAAAATCGTATGCATGCGCAGAAGGCCGTCATGGCCCTGACGATGAGGTAGGTCTATGACTGAGAAAAAAGTCGCTGTTGTCGCCGTTGGTGGCAATGCGCTGATTATAGACAAAACTCGACAATCGATTCCAGATCAGTTCGATGCCATCAAAGAGACGATGAACCACATTGCCGGGATGATTGAAGATGGCTGGGACGTGGTCGTTACGCACGGCAATGGACCACAGGTTGGCTTCATCTTGCGTCGTTCCGAATTGGCGATGCACGAATTACATCCTGTCCCGATGGACTATTGTGGTGCCGATACACAGGGTGCAATTGGCTATATGGCGCAGAAGGCTTTGCACAATGAGTTCAAGAAGCGTG
This genomic stretch from Chloroflexota bacterium harbors:
- a CDS encoding ornithine carbamoyltransferase, translating into MQSDLRGRDLIGDLDFSKEEVETILEVAWDLKRKRALGEPHAYLRDKTLAMLFFFSSTRTRGSFESGMAQLGGHAAFIESRTTQISHGDTETEMGEIFGRYFDGIAIRHVDFGIGNRYLNLVASASRVPILNMQCEIYHPHQCLADLMTIMEKKGRNLKRKKMVVSWAYASSYLKPMSVPQSLILQMPRFGLDVVLAHPPEFKLMPEIMEKAEEEARKAGAGFEVTDDMEAAFKDADIVYAKSWGPLMTTQDAAEGKVLQDKYKSWITDQRKMSLAKDDAIYMHPLPADRDVEVTSEVMDGPNSVVFDEAENRMHAQKAVMALTMR